The following proteins are encoded in a genomic region of Oncorhynchus masou masou isolate Uvic2021 chromosome 32, UVic_Omas_1.1, whole genome shotgun sequence:
- the LOC135525957 gene encoding protein L-Myc-1b-like: MLGINSRASHCDSWEMEYDCYQHYFLDDLDKEEDFYKSTAPSEDIWKKFALLPTPPMSPNRTISSGTLYFTPGDKFGWLSKVLSQDEEYEGPDTEELFGNMSSIIIQDCMWSSFSASQHLEKVSARLSAAAQARLSPPAPQNNVTLSASKAQCTPLTPPDSPLPSTVATECIDPASVLTFPTISCRKPVSSGSESRSDSSDDDEVIDVVTVESKQSRARLGRKPVSITVRADPCPKRFHMSVHRQQHNYAAPSPDSDPEDDEEPQSKQSCPDSSLHQQPDSPTTISPTASSADSPQSSDAEDTDRRKNHNFLERKRRNDLRSRFLALRDVIPGLVESAKAPKVAILTQATEYLLQLHSREKHQAQERKRLKARQQKLLRRLADLKRS; this comes from the exons ATGCTTGGAATAAACTCAAGAGCGTCGCATTGTGACAGCTGGGAGATGGAGTACGACTGCTATCAGCACTATTTCTTAGATGACCTTGACAAAGAGGAGGATTTCTACAAGTCAACCGCACCAAGTGAGGACATATGGAAAAAGTTTGCACTATTGCCCACCCCTCCCATGTCTCCTAACAGGACAATCAGCAGTGGTACCTTGTACTTTACCCCTGGAGACAAGTTCGGCTGGCTGTCCAAGGTCTTGAGCCAGGACGAGGAGTACGAGGGACCTGACACCGAGGAGCTTTTTGGGAACATGAGTTCCATTATTATCCAGGACTGCATGTGGAGTAGTTTCTCGGCCAGTCAGCACTTGGAGAAAGTCAGTGCGCGCCTGTCAGCTGCAGCCCAGGCTCGTCTCTCCCCACCGGCACCCCAGAACAATGTGACTCTGAGTGCCAGCAAAGCGCAGTGCACCCCGCTGACCCCACCTGACTCTCCACTGCCCAGCACTGTGGCAACAGAATGCATTGACCCAGCGTCTGTGCTCACCTTCCCAACCATCAGCTGTAGGAAACCGGTGTCATCGGGCTCTGAGTCTCGCTCCGATTCCTCTG ACGACGATGAGGTGATTGACGTGGTGACTGTGGAGAGCAAGCAGAGCCGAGCCCGACTGGGCCGTAAGCCTGTGTCCATCACTGTCCGAGCTGACCCCTGCCCAAAGCGTTTCCACATGTCTGTGCACCGGCAGCAGCACAACTACGCAGCCCCTTCCCCTGATAGCGACCCTGAGGATGATGAGGAACCACAGAGTAAACAGTCCTGTCCAGACTCCAGCCTCCACCAGCAGCCAGACTCCCCCACCACCATCTCCCCCACAGCTTCCTCTGCAGACAGCCCCCAGAGCTCTGACGCCGAGGACACTGACCGCCGGAAGAACCACAACTTCCTGGAGCGGAAGAGGCGGAACGACCTTCGCTCTCGCTTCTTGGCACTGCGGGATGTGATCCCGGGCCTGGTGGAGTCGGCCAAGGCCCCTAAGGTGGCCATCCTGACCCAGGCCACAGAGTACCTTCTCCAGCTGCACAGCAGAGAGAAGCACCAAGCTCAGGAGAGGAAACGTCTCAAAGCCCGCCAGCAGAAACTCCTCCGGAGGCTAGCCGACCTTAAACGCTCGTGA